One window of the Macaca thibetana thibetana isolate TM-01 chromosome 1, ASM2454274v1, whole genome shotgun sequence genome contains the following:
- the LOC126943487 gene encoding olfactory receptor 2L5: MENYNQTLTDFILLGLFPPTKFGLFLFILIVLIFLMALIGNLSMILLIFLDTHLHTPMYFLLSQLSLIDLNYISTIVPKMASDFLRRNKTISFIGCGTQSFFFMTFAGAEALLLTSMAYDRYVAICFPLHYPIRMSKRMCVLMITGSWMIGSVNSCAHTVYALHIPYCKSRAINHFFCDVPTMLTLACTDTWVYEYTVFLSSTIFLVFPFTGIACSYGRVLLAVYRMHSAEGRKKAYSTCSTHLTVVTFYYAPFAYTYLRPRSLRSPTEDKVLAVFYTILTPMLNPIIYSLRNKEVMGALTRVIQKIFSVKM; the protein is encoded by the coding sequence ATGGAAAATTACAATCAAACGTTAACTGATTTCATCTTATTGGGGCTGTTTCCACCGACGAAATTTGGCCTCTTCCTCTTCATTCTCATTGTCCTCATTTTCCTAATGGCTCTAATTGGAAACTTATCCATGATTCTTCTCATCTTCTTGGACACCCATCTCCACACACCCATGTATTTCCTACTTAGTCAGCTCTCCCTCATCGACCTAAATTACATCTCCACCATTGTTCCTAAGATGGCTTCTGATTTTCTGCGTAGAAACAAGACTATCTCCTTCATTGGGTGTGGGACTCAGAGTTTCTTCTTCATGACTTTCGCAGGTGCAGAAGCGCTGCTCCTGACATCAATGGCCTATGATCGTTATGTGGCCATTTGTTTTCCTCTCCACTATCCCATCCGTATGAGCAAAAGAATGTGTGTGCTGATGATAACAGGATCTTGGATGATAGGCTCCGTCAACTCTTGTGCTCACACGGTATATGCTCTCCATATCCCATATTGCAAGTCCAGAGCCATCAATCATTTTTTCTGTGATGTTCCAACTATGTTGACCCTAGCCTGTACAGACACCTGGGTCTATGAGTATACAGTGTTTCTGAGCAGCACCATCTTTCTTGTGTTTCCCTTCACTGGCATTGCGTGTTCCTATGGCCGGGTTCTCCTCGCTGTCTACCGCATGCACTCtgcagaagggaggaagaaggccTATTCGACCTGCAGCACCCACCTCACTGTAGTGACTTTCTACTATGCACCCTTTGCTTATACCTATCTACGTCCAAGATCCCTGCGATCTCCAACAGAGGACAAGGTTCTGGCTGTCTTCTACACCATCCTCACCCCAATGCTCAACCCCATCATCTACAGCCTGAGAAACAAGGAGGTGATGGGGGCCCTGACACGAGTGATTCAGAAAATCTTCTCGGTGAAAATGTAG